Genomic window (Candidatus Binatia bacterium):
GCGCCTGAATAAAGGCGCCTCATGAGGGTCCTGGTTACTGGCGCGTCCGGTTACATCGGACGGCAACTGGCAGAAAAACTCTCAGCAGCGGGTCACGACGTCGCCTGCATGGTGCGCGATACCGCGCGCGCTCCCCAGCTTCAACCACAAATCAAGTTTGTTGAGGCAGACGCACTGCACGCCAAGACGCTTCCTTCGGCGCTGGATGGAATCGACGTCGCTTACTACCTCATTCATTCGATGTCGGGGCGGGTCGAGGGGTTTGAAGAGAGAGACCGGCAGGCTGCCTACAATTTCGCTGCCGCGGCAAAGCAGGCTGGGGTACGCCGGGTGATCTATCTGGGGGGTCTGGCGTCGACAAGAGCCGCGGTCTCGTCGCACCTGAAGAGCCGGCACGAGACGGGCGCGGTGTTGCGGAAGTTTGGGCCGCCTCTCGTCGAACTGCGGGCCGGCATCATCGTCGGCAATGGCAGCACTTCGTTTGAAATCATCCGCTGTCTGACAGAACGCCTCCCAGTCATGATCTGCCCTCGTTGGGTGGTGACAAAGACTCAGCCGATAGCGGTAAGCGATGTTCTCGAATACCTGGAAGCTGCGCTCCACCTGCGTGACGCCGTGGAAGAGCCTATTGAAATTGGCGGCTCGACCATCGAGACCTATCGCAGCATGATGCTTGCTTATGCGCGGCACCGCGGACTTCGCCGTTTGCTGATACGCATTCCGGTACTGACTCCGCGCTTGTCGTCGTACTGGTTGGATTTCGTCACACCAGTGCCGCCGGCAGTATCCCGCCCGCTCATCGAGGGCTTGAGGAGCGAGTCGATTTG
Coding sequences:
- a CDS encoding SDR family oxidoreductase, with translation MRVLVTGASGYIGRQLAEKLSAAGHDVACMVRDTARAPQLQPQIKFVEADALHAKTLPSALDGIDVAYYLIHSMSGRVEGFEERDRQAAYNFAAAAKQAGVRRVIYLGGLASTRAAVSSHLKSRHETGAVLRKFGPPLVELRAGIIVGNGSTSFEIIRCLTERLPVMICPRWVVTKTQPIAVSDVLEYLEAALHLRDAVEEPIEIGGSTIETYRSMMLAYARHRGLRRLLIRIPVLTPRLSSYWLDFVTPVPPAVSRPLIEGLRSESICTNTLVARLFPSIRPISYDAAVEEVLKRAAPSMSLPSMGGASHRTFRAEGIICDVRETIIDAPPDRVFELIENVGGTNGWFYAGFLWSARGWVDQLIGGVGMKRGRPRASGIQTGDAVDFWRVERAEAPSTVLLRAEMKLPGEAWLQFNLASQPQGRTLLRCCAWFQPRGLAGEIYWCGLYPVHAMIFAGMLREIKKHAETGT